The Planktothrix agardhii NIES-204 genomic interval ATCACATCGGTCAATGCACCGGAATACGGATATTTATGGGCGTTGTTAGAAAATCAAGTGATTACCCCAGAAATTGCCCGTAATATTATTCATTGTATGGTTCAAGAAACCCTATTTGATTTGCTAAGTTTACATCAAGGTGCTTTTATTTTTGAAATGGGATCGGGATTAGCACCCCAGTTAACCACCTTAGAAATTAGTCCCTTATTAGCCAATACTTTCAAACAAGTTCAAGAATGGAAAAAATTCCATCCCCATATTACTTCCCCAAACCAATGTCCTTTGATTACCGATCAGTCAAAATTACAAAAAACAGTCCGACCTAAAGTGTTTGAAAGCCTGAATCATTGGGCGGATGGTCAAACCTCAATTCGTCAAATATCCCGTTACTTACACCGAGATATTGTCACGGTGGCAAAGGCTATTTATCCCTTTGTACAACAGGGACTTGTACAATTGTTGGCTCTCCATCCTGAAAACGTTTTTAACGAGCCAGAACCTTTTACTGATAGGACTAGAACTCCGAGAATTGTTTGTATTGATGATGATCTAGTAATTCGAGAAAGCGTTGAAATTATTTTAAGAGAACAAGGCTATGAAGCCACAGCAATTGGCAACCCTTTAAAAGCATTGAGTTTAGTTTTTCAGCTTAAACCCGATTTAATTCTTTGTGATATTGCCATGCCCGAATTAAATGGGTATGAAATCTGTGCCATGTTAAGAAATTCTACCGCTTTCCGTCAAACTCCGATTGTTATGTTAACAGGAATTGATGGATTTATTGATCGACTCAAAGCTCGTATGGTCAGGGCAACAAATTATTTAACAAAACCCTTTGGAGATGCCGAATTATTAACATTAGTCGAAACCTATATTGGGCCAGGAAAAACAATAGATGCTTCTATTAATACAGATTTAGAAGATGAATTTATGACAGAGTTAGAAACCCTTTGACCTAATATAGCAATCCTAAATAGGTTGTAACATTTTAATGCTGATATGAAACAGCCAGAAGTATTATCTGGTGTTCCCTGTTACCTGTTACCTATTCCCTGTTACCTATTCGGCTATCAAGCTCCCGTACTATTGACGTATAATCGAAATAGAATCACATCTTTTGAGATACTTAGGTTTTCTTACACTCTACGATAAATTTGTAATGCAGCATAAACCTCGTTCCACTTGGACTCAAACCGCCAACCTGACTACAGGTAATTTGGGAGTTTCTAATGGAGAAGAAAAATGAATACAGTTATGGTTGTCGAAGATAGTGTCACTCAACGGGAGATGATTTGTGGTCTTCTCAAGGAAAATGGGTTACAAGTCAGTATCGCCACCGACGGTGTGGAAGCACTTGAAGAAGTGCAAAAAAACCCCCCCGATTTAATGGTGCTAGATATTGTTATGCCCAGGATGAACGGCTATGAACTCTGTCGTCGCCTAAAATCCGATCCCAAAACCCGAGATATTGCCATTGTCATGTGTTCTTCTAAGGGGGAAGAATTTGACCGCTATTGGGGGATGAAACAGGGGGCAGATGCTTATATTGCTAAACCCTTTCAACCCAGTGAACTCATCGGAACCGTTAAACAGTTACTTAGATAATAGGTGAAAAATAACCATGGTTGGGAATTCTGATTTTTTAACCGGGCAAGGAACAGACAGTCCAGAATTTCAAGAACTGGCAACCCCCGAAGGCGAACCCCATCTTCGCTTTTTCGTCCCTTCACGGAATGAATTTGCCATTCCCGCCATCGGGATTCGGGAGGTACTCTTTCAATCGCCAGATCGGATGACCCCGATTCCTAATGTTTCCCCCCTGTTGCTGGGAACCTTCAATCTCAGGGGTCGAGTGATTTGGGTCGCTGATTTAGGGCAATTTTTAGGGGATGCAACCCCCTTAAATACGGATCGAACAGAGATCCATGTTATTGCCGTTGAAGATCAAGACATTATATTAGGATTAGCTGTTGATGAAGTCAATGACATGGCATGGCTTGACCCTGATAAAATGCAAATGCCCACCCAAGTCAGTGATAGTATGACTCCTTTTATCAAAGGAGAGTGGCAAGTTGGAACTGAAGGCAGCGTCCTGCGACTTTTAGACCAAATTGCAATTCTGCGATCGGCTCGTTGGGCAACGTGACCAGCCATCAATCGGGTTTATCCCATAACCATTGAGGAAACCGACTATCAATTGATTATAAAACTGTTTAAGCTAAAGCTTTTAACTTGGGAAACCCAAAACCCCCACCAGAGGTTTTGTCATCCTAATGTTAAATCTCCAATCCTCACTCACCCAGCCCAGGGTAGGGATTATTAGAAAATCTACTACAGACCGGATTACATCCTTATAATCCGTGTTTCTACATCGAAATCTTAACTATTAAGCACGAGCAAAACTAAACTTGAAAGTCAAAAGGGGAATCGCTCATGGCAACAAGCACAGACTTCCTACAAGAGTATCAGCAAACCGAGGAAGCATACTGTCAGGGGAATTATGAACAGGCGGCGGCGCTGGTTTATCAACTGGTAGAAGATTATCCAGAAGATCCATCTGCCCGTCTTCTCTGTGGTCATATCTATGGCTACGGGTTGCAACAGTATGATGTCGCCCGTGAGCAGTATGTCGCCTTTAATGATTTGCAGGATGATAACTTTGATTTCCAAGACTTAGACGATGCTGACTTGGATTTATCCACTTCTGATCTGAATGCTTCCATCGGTTTGGGGTTCAATAATTTAGAGGATGAACCCGATTATGTAAAATCCAATGGTAGTCAATCTCCCCTAAGTTTCACCGAAGATAATCCTTT includes:
- a CDS encoding CheW protein, which translates into the protein MVGNSDFLTGQGTDSPEFQELATPEGEPHLRFFVPSRNEFAIPAIGIREVLFQSPDRMTPIPNVSPLLLGTFNLRGRVIWVADLGQFLGDATPLNTDRTEIHVIAVEDQDIILGLAVDEVNDMAWLDPDKMQMPTQVSDSMTPFIKGEWQVGTEGSVLRLLDQIAILRSARWAT
- a CDS encoding two-component response regulator is translated as MQGSLNEIDIRSILQLIELGQRTGELMVEAYSSSQTTMEMERHPIRLTGQCWLVFSWNGRIIYAGQSEGSLQRLRDYLRRYQAETVLSELEIPSITSVNAPEYGYLWALLENQVITPEIARNIIHCMVQETLFDLLSLHQGAFIFEMGSGLAPQLTTLEISPLLANTFKQVQEWKKFHPHITSPNQCPLITDQSKLQKTVRPKVFESLNHWADGQTSIRQISRYLHRDIVTVAKAIYPFVQQGLVQLLALHPENVFNEPEPFTDRTRTPRIVCIDDDLVIRESVEIILREQGYEATAIGNPLKALSLVFQLKPDLILCDIAMPELNGYEICAMLRNSTAFRQTPIVMLTGIDGFIDRLKARMVRATNYLTKPFGDAELLTLVETYIGPGKTIDASINTDLEDEFMTELETL
- a CDS encoding two-component response regulator, whose amino-acid sequence is MNTVMVVEDSVTQREMICGLLKENGLQVSIATDGVEALEEVQKNPPDLMVLDIVMPRMNGYELCRRLKSDPKTRDIAIVMCSSKGEEFDRYWGMKQGADAYIAKPFQPSELIGTVKQLLR